From a single Lolium rigidum isolate FL_2022 chromosome 7, APGP_CSIRO_Lrig_0.1, whole genome shotgun sequence genomic region:
- the LOC124670412 gene encoding scarecrow-like protein 32, translating to MMQFTHAAVTAPPLHPNGAHGLGLGLFLDVGAPRARPWPAGGFASTPPPLQTSSKISLGNLNSAGCMEQLLVHCANAIEANDATLTQQILWVLNNIAPADGDSNQRLTAAFLCALVTRASRTGACKAVTAAVAAAVESAALHVHRFTAVELASFVDLTPWHRFGYMAANAAILDAVEGFPVVHVVDLSTTHCMQIPTLIDMLASRAEGPPILRLTVADVASCSSAPPPVLDMSYDELGAKLVNFARSRNVSMDFRVVPTSPVDAFSSLVDQLRVQQLVLDGTEALVFNCHMLLHTVPDETAGSVSLAQSVSLRTMLLKSLRALEPALVVVAEEDADFTAGDVVGRLRAAFNFMWIPYDAVDTFLPKGSEQRRWYEAEVGWKVENVLAQEGVDRVERQEDRTRWGQRMRGAGFRPVAFGEEAAGEVRTMLNEHAAGWGMKREDDDLMLTWKGHNVVFASAWAPS from the coding sequence ATGATGCAGTTCACTCATGCTGCAGTAACTGCACCGCCTCTCCACCCTAATGGCGCACACGGACTAGGGTTAGGGCTCTTCCTTGACGTCGGAGCGCCGAGGGCACGGCCGTGGCCAGCCGGGGGCTTCGCGTCGACGCCGCCACCACTTCAGACGTCGTCCAAGATCTCTCTGGGTAACCTCAACAGCGCCGGGTGCATGGAGCAGCTACTGGTGCACTGCGCCAACGCCATCGAGGCCAACGACGCCACGCTCACGCAGCAGATCCTGTGGGTGCTCAACAACATCGCCCCCGCCGACGGGGACTCCAACCAGCGGCTCACGGCGGCGTTCCTCTGCGCGCTCGTCACGCGCGCGTCCAGGACGGGGGCGTGCAAGGCGGTCACAGCGGCCGTGGCCGCCGCGGTTGAGTCGGCCGCGCTCCACGTGCACCGCTTCACGGCCGTCGAGCTGGCCAGCTTCGTCGACCTCACGCCGTGGCACCGGTTCGGCTACATGGCGGCCAACGCCGCCATCCTCGACGCGGTCGAGGGCTTCCCCGTCGTGCACGTCGTCGACCTCAGCACGACGCACTGCATGCAGATCCCGACGCTCATCGACATGCTCGCCAGCCGGGCCGAGGGGCCCCCGATCCTCCGGCTCACCGTGGCCGACGTCGCCTCCTGCAGCAGCGCGCCGCCCCCGGTGCTCGACATGTCATACGACGAGCTCGGCGCGAAGCTGGTCAACTTCGCGCGGTCCCGCAACGTGTCCATGGACTTCCGAGTGGTGCCCACCTCACCGGTCGACGCGTTCAGTTCCTTGGTCGACCAGCTCCGGGTGCAGCAGCTGGTCTTGGACGGCACCGAGGCCCTCGTCTTCAACTGCCACATGCTTCTGCACACCgtgccggacgagacggccgggtCGGTGAGCCTCGCGCAGTCGGTCTCGCTCCGGACCATGCTCCTCAAGTCCCTCCGAGCCCTCGAGCCTGCCCTGGTCGTGGTGGCCGAGGAAGACGCCGACTTCACTGCGGGTGACGTGGTGGGGAGGCTTCGCGCGGCGTTCAACTTCATGTGGATCCCGTACGACGCCGTGGACACCTTCCTGCCCAAGGGGAGCGAGCAGCGGCGGTGGTACGAGGCGGAGGTCGGATGGAAGGTGGAGAACGTGCTGGCGCAGGAGGGGGTGGATAGGGTGGAGCGGCAGGAGGACAGGACGAGGTGGGGGCAGAGGATGCGCGGCGCGGGGTTCCGGCCGGTGGCATTCGGCGAGGAGGCGGCTGGGGAGGTGAGGACGATGCTTAATGAGCACGCGGCCGGGTGGGGGATGAAGCGGGAGGACGACGACCTCATGCTCACATGGAAGGGGCACAACGTTGTCTTCGCCTCGGCGTGGGCACCGTCGTGA